In Streptomyces sp. NBC_00306, a single genomic region encodes these proteins:
- a CDS encoding HD domain-containing protein — translation MTTTPSDFLLRALDAPGEPPLRPLPPVVAELLRSLEAPPRLAAHLRAVHDVAVELSDWVRDRYPDVAVDRDAVLFGAATHDIGKTLHPEELAGPGSAHEPAGRDLLLDRGFEPALARFAATHASWDDPAVTIEDLLVSTADKVWKDKRVPDLEDRLVRALAEATGREPWEEYLALDDVLSGLGAEAGRRLAFQSEFPVHP, via the coding sequence ATGACCACGACGCCTTCGGACTTCTTGCTCCGTGCCCTCGATGCCCCGGGCGAGCCCCCTCTGCGGCCGCTGCCGCCCGTGGTGGCGGAACTCCTGCGGTCGCTGGAGGCCCCGCCCCGTCTCGCGGCGCACCTGCGCGCGGTCCACGATGTTGCCGTCGAACTCTCCGATTGGGTGCGGGACCGCTACCCCGACGTTGCCGTCGACCGTGACGCCGTTCTCTTCGGCGCGGCGACCCATGACATAGGCAAGACACTGCACCCCGAGGAGCTCGCCGGGCCCGGTTCGGCGCACGAGCCGGCCGGCCGCGACCTGCTTCTGGACCGCGGTTTCGAGCCGGCTCTGGCGCGGTTCGCCGCCACGCACGCGAGCTGGGACGACCCCGCCGTGACGATCGAGGACCTCCTTGTCAGCACGGCCGACAAGGTGTGGAAGGACAAGCGGGTCCCCGACCTCGAGGACAGGCTGGTCCGGGCGCTGGCCGAGGCGACGGGGCGGGAGCCCTGGGAGGAGTACCTCGCGCTCGACGACGTGCTGTCCGGGCTCGGCGCGGAAGCCGGCCGTCGCCTGGCCTTCCAATCGGAGTTTCCGGTCCACCCGTGA
- a CDS encoding sensor histidine kinase, with protein sequence MDRRPGLSVRWKLTLSYAGFLAVAGALLLAVVWVFLLRYVPDNSQGLLGIAPNRYLLVRMFAPAAAVAMLLLLVFGLLGGWILAGRMLAPLTQITAAARMAENGSLSHRIRMEGRQDEFRELSDAFDSMLRQLESHVAEQQRFAANASHELRTPLAISRTLLDVARKDPARDRGEIVERLHAVNTRAIDLTEALLLLSRGDRGNVARESVDLSLIAEEAAETLLPLAEQRRITLDATGSAARTSGSAELLLRMVTNLVQNAIVHNLPAGGAVTVHTEADGDMSELRVENTGRRLPPELVPTLTEPFQRGAERVRTDEHAGVGLGLAIVDSVVRAHDGTLDLVPRPAGGLRVTVRLPATR encoded by the coding sequence ATGGATAGACGCCCAGGGCTCAGCGTCCGATGGAAACTCACCCTCAGCTACGCCGGGTTCCTCGCCGTCGCCGGCGCTCTCCTGCTGGCCGTGGTGTGGGTGTTCCTACTGCGTTATGTACCCGACAACTCCCAGGGCCTGCTCGGGATCGCGCCCAACCGCTATCTCCTGGTGCGCATGTTCGCTCCCGCCGCTGCCGTGGCGATGCTCCTCCTGCTCGTGTTCGGCCTTCTGGGGGGATGGATCCTCGCCGGCCGGATGCTCGCACCCCTCACACAGATCACGGCAGCGGCACGGATGGCCGAGAACGGATCGCTGTCCCACCGCATCCGCATGGAGGGCCGCCAGGACGAATTCCGAGAGCTCTCCGACGCGTTCGACTCGATGCTCCGACAACTCGAGTCCCACGTCGCGGAGCAGCAGCGGTTCGCCGCGAACGCCTCCCACGAACTGCGCACCCCGTTGGCGATCTCACGGACGCTCCTCGACGTCGCCCGCAAGGACCCCGCGCGGGACCGGGGCGAAATCGTCGAACGCCTGCACGCTGTCAATACGCGGGCGATCGACCTCACCGAGGCGCTCCTGCTGCTCAGCCGCGGCGACCGGGGAAACGTCGCCCGCGAGAGCGTCGACCTCTCCCTCATCGCCGAAGAAGCCGCCGAAACGCTGCTTCCCCTCGCCGAACAGCGCCGGATCACGCTCGATGCCACCGGCTCGGCGGCCCGGACCAGCGGCTCCGCGGAGCTCCTGCTGCGGATGGTGACGAACCTTGTCCAGAACGCCATCGTCCACAACCTCCCCGCCGGCGGCGCCGTGACGGTCCACACCGAGGCGGACGGCGACATGAGCGAGTTGCGGGTCGAGAACACGGGCCGCCGGCTCCCACCGGAACTGGTACCGACCCTCACCGAACCCTTCCAGCGCGGCGCGGAACGCGTACGCACCGACGAGCACGCGGGCGTCGGCCTGGGCCTGGCCATCGTGGACAGCGTCGTCCGCGCCCACGACGGAACACTGGACCTCGTCCCCCGCCCCGCCGGCGGTCTCCGCGTCACGGTCCGGCTTCCCGCCACGCGGTAG
- a CDS encoding response regulator transcription factor has translation MRVLIVEDEPYLAEAVRDGLRLEAIAADIAGDGDSALALLGVNSYDLAVLDRDIPGPSGDEVARRIVASGSGIPILMLTAADRIDDKASGFGLGADDYLTKPFELRELVLRLRALDRRRAYARPPVREIAGLRLDPFRREVFRDGRYVALTRKQFAVLEVLVAAEGGVVSAEELLERAWDENADPLTNAVRITVSALRKRLGEPWIIATVPGVGYRIDTGTGPGTNTDPGRDATTPGMTHG, from the coding sequence ATGCGCGTACTGATCGTGGAGGACGAGCCCTACCTGGCGGAAGCCGTCCGTGACGGCCTCCGGCTGGAGGCGATCGCCGCCGACATCGCCGGCGACGGCGACTCCGCCCTGGCACTGCTCGGCGTCAACTCCTACGACCTCGCGGTTCTCGACCGCGACATCCCCGGCCCCTCCGGCGACGAGGTCGCCCGGCGCATCGTCGCCTCCGGCAGCGGCATCCCGATCCTCATGCTCACCGCCGCCGACCGCATCGACGACAAGGCATCCGGTTTCGGGCTCGGCGCCGACGACTACCTCACCAAACCGTTCGAGCTGCGGGAGCTCGTCCTGCGGCTGAGGGCGCTCGACCGCAGACGCGCGTACGCCCGGCCCCCGGTCCGCGAGATCGCGGGCCTGCGGCTCGACCCCTTCCGCAGGGAGGTCTTCCGCGACGGACGCTACGTCGCGCTCACCCGCAAACAGTTCGCCGTCCTGGAGGTCCTCGTCGCCGCCGAGGGCGGGGTCGTGAGCGCCGAAGAGCTGCTGGAACGGGCCTGGGACGAGAACGCCGACCCTCTCACCAACGCCGTGCGCATCACCGTCTCCGCGCTGCGCAAACGGCTCGGCGAACCATGGATCATCGCCACGGTGCCCGGCGTCGGGTACCGGATCGACACCGGTACGGGCCCCGGTACGAACACCGACCCCGGCAGGGACGCCACCACCCCCGGCATGACGCATGGATAG
- a CDS encoding VanZ family protein: MNHNASLSAPARRARGIVLIGLAVLGVASTLFVLWRPLMMSAPTCMAGRWHGCFDTFNGVVLMTLVALPLAALVVWALARRRRSAGIPSAWRMSLAEVGMVHGTVPFLWLTMMPGGGAGVVPARVSLVPLRDLVTMGSLGIVGNLLVFASLGFFAPMRFAAAASVPRILALGVGCSVLVETAQYVLRLDRVSSVDDVLVNASGAVLAALASRRWWRTAEEAPSDRTRPVMTPAG, encoded by the coding sequence ATGAACCACAACGCATCCCTGTCGGCACCGGCCCGCCGCGCGCGCGGGATCGTGCTCATCGGCCTGGCCGTCCTCGGCGTCGCGAGCACCCTGTTCGTCCTGTGGCGGCCACTCATGATGTCCGCTCCGACATGCATGGCCGGGCGGTGGCACGGCTGCTTCGACACGTTCAACGGTGTGGTGCTCATGACCCTGGTCGCACTGCCGTTGGCCGCACTGGTGGTGTGGGCGCTGGCGCGCCGCCGGCGTAGCGCGGGAATCCCGTCGGCGTGGCGGATGTCGCTCGCCGAGGTGGGCATGGTCCACGGGACGGTGCCGTTCCTGTGGCTGACCATGATGCCGGGCGGCGGTGCCGGCGTCGTCCCCGCACGGGTGAGCCTGGTGCCGCTGCGCGATCTGGTCACGATGGGGTCTCTGGGGATCGTCGGCAATCTGCTGGTCTTCGCGTCGCTGGGCTTCTTCGCCCCGATGCGGTTCGCGGCGGCGGCGTCCGTGCCGCGGATCCTGGCGCTCGGGGTGGGCTGCTCGGTCCTCGTCGAAACCGCACAGTACGTCCTGCGGCTGGACCGGGTGTCCTCCGTGGACGACGTACTGGTCAACGCCTCCGGCGCCGTGCTGGCCGCGCTGGCGTCGCGCCGCTGGTGGCGCACTGCGGAGGAAGCGCCGTCGGACCGGACTCGGCCCGTGATGACCCCGGCGGGCTGA
- a CDS encoding DUF1062 domain-containing protein, translated as MLNNWVVMPTCLPLVLRRCHGCASERFRASGKFRVNANHKVIDAWLLVLCTACGDTAKLTVLERVNVRSVRPELLDRLHDNDPGLTAELLQDPLVLRRNRIALDWDNAWRLDTGGSDHLDREVIDISVRFAARIPVRPVRLVAEGCGLSRAEVERLITEGKLVSAVRLSGKLSGDFTFTLKR; from the coding sequence GTGCTCAACAACTGGGTGGTCATGCCCACCTGCCTGCCGCTCGTCCTCCGCCGATGCCACGGGTGCGCGTCGGAGCGCTTCCGGGCAAGCGGAAAATTCCGCGTCAACGCGAACCACAAGGTGATCGACGCCTGGCTCCTCGTGCTCTGTACCGCGTGCGGGGACACAGCAAAGCTCACCGTCCTGGAGCGGGTGAATGTGCGCTCCGTACGGCCTGAGCTGTTGGACCGGCTGCACGACAACGACCCTGGGCTGACAGCTGAACTGCTCCAGGATCCGCTCGTGCTGCGCCGCAATCGCATCGCTCTCGACTGGGACAACGCCTGGCGTCTCGACACCGGCGGATCGGATCATCTGGACCGAGAGGTGATCGACATCTCGGTCCGCTTCGCGGCCCGGATCCCCGTCCGGCCGGTGCGACTGGTCGCCGAGGGTTGCGGTCTTTCGCGGGCCGAGGTGGAGAGGCTGATCACGGAGGGGAAGCTCGTGTCGGCGGTCCGGCTGAGCGGCAAGCTCTCCGGCGACTTCACCTTCACGCTGAAGCGCTGA
- a CDS encoding DUF1838 family protein — protein sequence MTTPAESFRSFARTRASLDGTEVTFWWSGDVYSWAPDEPYRRVFGFEGLNVARLVQDPDAGPDAWQLLTREAAFYLDPATREILETWEGLPVVHVWNDPANQRWRPFPIPTTELGGQVCYSLEIPLAYPSPLPVAQYPVHSAGDTYKALELFQFFADRADLAGPAPSVPATMSWSRMSPWLPWMARGQRPGGLTFHCRGRKLGSYTEVPARTRAYIADRHPEFAEAPEKWSEPNETSWTYFRKLNPLE from the coding sequence ATGACCACACCCGCGGAGTCATTCCGCTCCTTTGCCCGCACCCGTGCTTCGCTCGACGGCACGGAGGTGACCTTCTGGTGGTCCGGCGACGTGTACTCCTGGGCTCCCGACGAGCCCTACCGGCGTGTCTTCGGCTTCGAAGGGCTCAACGTCGCCCGCCTGGTCCAGGACCCGGATGCCGGACCGGACGCCTGGCAATTGCTCACCCGCGAGGCCGCCTTCTACCTGGACCCCGCGACCCGCGAGATCCTGGAGACCTGGGAGGGCCTGCCGGTCGTGCACGTCTGGAACGATCCGGCCAACCAGCGGTGGCGTCCCTTCCCCATTCCGACGACCGAGCTCGGCGGCCAGGTCTGTTACAGCCTGGAGATCCCGCTCGCCTACCCCTCACCGCTGCCGGTGGCCCAGTATCCCGTCCACTCCGCCGGCGACACCTACAAGGCCCTGGAGCTCTTCCAGTTCTTCGCCGACCGCGCCGACCTGGCCGGCCCCGCGCCCAGCGTTCCGGCCACCATGTCGTGGAGCCGGATGTCCCCGTGGCTTCCGTGGATGGCACGAGGGCAGCGGCCCGGCGGCCTCACGTTCCACTGCCGGGGCCGCAAGCTCGGCTCGTACACGGAGGTCCCCGCGCGCACTCGTGCCTACATCGCCGACCGTCACCCGGAGTTCGCCGAGGCCCCGGAGAAGTGGAGCGAGCCGAACGAGACGAGCTGGACGTACTTCCGCAAGCTCAACCCGCTGGAGTAG
- a CDS encoding LLM class flavin-dependent oxidoreductase produces the protein MSRPSSSFSPSSWPDPWLVAAWALAATSRLRVAVAHRAGTTAPTAAARSLATLDRLSGGRAAAHVIVGSSDADVLRDGDPLGKSDRYRRAGEYLEVFRRSLTEQQGFDHEGEFSSIRDALSGLRAQPRGELLSFGGSSPEGLDLAARHAEAYAIAPLPVPATRRRIAEVRSAAAEHGRTLRIWRHITLVLGPSDEEAAARARRITQDALRLTSGPDSARWTEAVQLDRDRERGRSDPARGPEQVVAYIRRSLAAAFVGSPDSVAERIGVLRSAGVDIVQLDMAVETDEDRELRRALVGRLRSPHSAGRRRGW, from the coding sequence CTGTCCAGGCCCTCTTCCTCGTTCTCCCCCAGCTCGTGGCCCGACCCCTGGCTGGTGGCCGCGTGGGCGCTGGCGGCCACCAGTCGGCTGCGTGTCGCCGTGGCCCACCGGGCGGGAACCACGGCGCCGACCGCGGCGGCCCGGTCGCTCGCCACGCTGGACAGACTCTCCGGTGGTCGCGCGGCGGCCCACGTGATCGTCGGGTCGAGCGACGCGGACGTCCTGCGCGACGGCGACCCGTTGGGTAAGTCCGACCGCTACCGGCGGGCCGGAGAGTATCTGGAGGTCTTCCGGCGCTCTCTGACGGAGCAACAGGGCTTTGACCACGAGGGCGAGTTCTCCTCGATCCGGGACGCCCTGTCAGGACTGCGTGCCCAACCGCGCGGCGAACTGCTGTCGTTCGGCGGCTCCTCGCCGGAAGGGCTCGACCTCGCGGCCCGGCACGCCGAGGCGTACGCCATCGCACCGCTTCCGGTGCCGGCCACGCGACGCCGCATCGCGGAGGTCCGGTCCGCCGCGGCTGAGCACGGCCGGACGCTGCGCATCTGGCGGCACATCACTCTCGTGCTCGGTCCCAGCGACGAGGAGGCCGCCGCACGAGCGCGGCGGATCACGCAGGACGCGCTGCGCCTCACCTCCGGCCCGGACTCGGCGCGCTGGACGGAGGCGGTCCAGCTGGACCGGGACCGTGAACGCGGCCGGTCCGACCCGGCACGCGGGCCGGAGCAGGTGGTGGCCTACATCCGCCGGTCCCTCGCCGCCGCCTTCGTCGGCTCCCCGGACAGCGTGGCCGAACGCATCGGCGTGCTGCGGTCGGCAGGGGTGGACATCGTCCAGCTCGACATGGCAGTCGAGACGGACGAGGACCGCGAGCTGCGCCGCGCCCTGGTGGGCCGGCTCCGGTCCCCCCACTCGGCCGGCCGCCGGCGCGGCTGGTAG
- a CDS encoding AfsR/SARP family transcriptional regulator, which yields MLTSATGRQSRATAARSERDLGGVMRYRILGRLEVFDGTQWTSVNAAKQRAVLGLLLIDANHFVSADSLIHELWGDHVPSSAAKSLQVYVHRLRKVLGTAQGGLLTRSGGYELSLRAGESDAERFAALTSAGRAALADGQPEEAVRVLSEALGLWRGRALGDVLPTPSVLAESARLEECRLTARQALAEAKLAAGMHGEVAAELGALLAEQPLHESLWATLMIALHRSGRRSDALHAFASARRLLHEELGVAPGAGLQEALRTVLDDTEPRAAKPVCQLPPSVPDFVGRQAHLDQALGLLGGPAAGAPRIVVVTGVAGAGKSAFAVHAAHQLRDTFPDGQLYADLRTSAQHPAEPGDILFSLLRTLGVSGGAIPDGLAERSRRYRAELADRRVLVVLDNAQSERQVRPLLPGTDDSAVLATSRSALAGLEGARRLDLGLLPDDEAHTLLARAVGDDRTRRSPEAAARIVRQCGNLPLALRIVGARLATRSHLSAGRIADALSDERRRLDELIAGDLAVRASVSLSYAALEPSAERAFRLLGLLSAATVPGWVVGALLDCGPAEAERALDRLVDNRLLEVAGPDTTGEPRFRMHNLVQLCAQEQAAAHEPPHEQRAALARVCTAYLHLAQRADRALASGFAGPVPALPATWHPPPADRLPAGPLAWLSAERATVCALVRQAEPGTAWRLAAALADSFESAARFDDWRDTHETALAAARAVGDRLGEAVMHRGLGELNTAQDRYSEAITSFQRSLDAYALRGRPDPGEAAAAVGLGVLLRLRGRYREAACRLEQGISAARETGNARAEAYALCALGTVHLERGETSAARIAFGRSLMLSRTAGYRRGEFSAQRCLGLVELAVGRLAGARERLETAHRIATGQGNHVGEVHVLQWLGHLTDVHGDTDRAEGILDGCLAAYRRFGERFGEAITLRALADLHLHAGRRPAAMESARQSLAIWRRLDSPYWTARTLDVLADIHEDDGPRERARHEATALRASLGLSPDLRPALTPSRRRLGGHLAPAAAH from the coding sequence ATGCTCACATCGGCCACTGGCCGGCAGTCCCGGGCCACGGCCGCACGATCCGAGCGCGACCTGGGCGGTGTGATGCGCTACCGAATCCTCGGGCGGCTGGAAGTCTTCGACGGCACGCAGTGGACATCCGTGAACGCGGCAAAGCAGCGGGCGGTGCTGGGACTTCTGCTCATCGACGCGAACCACTTCGTCTCCGCCGACTCCCTGATCCACGAGCTGTGGGGCGATCACGTCCCTAGCTCGGCGGCGAAGTCCCTCCAGGTGTATGTGCACCGGCTCCGGAAGGTTCTCGGCACGGCGCAGGGCGGACTGCTCACCCGGTCCGGAGGCTATGAACTCTCCCTGCGCGCGGGGGAGTCGGACGCGGAGCGGTTCGCCGCACTCACATCCGCCGGACGCGCCGCTCTGGCCGACGGGCAGCCGGAGGAAGCCGTGCGCGTTCTGTCCGAAGCCCTGGGACTGTGGCGCGGGCGGGCCCTCGGGGACGTCCTGCCCACCCCGTCGGTGCTGGCCGAGTCCGCACGGCTCGAGGAGTGCCGGCTGACCGCGCGGCAGGCTCTCGCCGAAGCCAAACTCGCCGCGGGCATGCACGGCGAGGTGGCAGCCGAACTGGGCGCCCTGCTCGCCGAACAACCCCTGCACGAGTCGCTGTGGGCCACGTTGATGATCGCCCTGCATCGCTCGGGACGCCGATCGGACGCCCTGCACGCGTTCGCCTCGGCACGACGCCTCCTCCACGAGGAGCTGGGCGTCGCCCCGGGAGCCGGGCTCCAGGAGGCGCTGAGGACCGTACTCGACGACACCGAACCCCGGGCCGCCAAGCCGGTCTGTCAACTGCCGCCCTCCGTGCCGGACTTCGTCGGGAGGCAGGCGCACCTCGACCAGGCGCTCGGCCTGCTCGGCGGCCCGGCCGCGGGGGCGCCGCGCATTGTCGTCGTCACGGGTGTCGCCGGGGCCGGCAAGAGTGCGTTCGCGGTGCACGCGGCGCATCAGCTGCGCGACACGTTCCCCGACGGCCAGCTCTACGCCGATCTGCGCACCTCCGCACAGCATCCGGCCGAGCCCGGAGACATCCTCTTCTCGCTGCTGCGCACCCTCGGGGTGAGCGGCGGCGCCATCCCCGACGGGCTCGCAGAACGGTCCCGGCGCTACCGGGCCGAACTCGCCGACCGCCGCGTCCTCGTCGTCCTCGACAACGCGCAGAGCGAACGGCAGGTGCGCCCGCTGCTGCCCGGCACCGACGACAGTGCCGTCCTCGCCACCAGCCGCAGCGCACTGGCGGGCCTGGAAGGCGCGCGCCGCCTCGACCTCGGGCTGCTCCCCGACGACGAGGCGCACACCCTCCTGGCCCGCGCGGTCGGCGACGACCGCACCCGGCGCTCGCCCGAAGCCGCCGCGCGCATCGTCCGCCAGTGCGGGAACCTGCCCCTCGCACTGCGTATCGTCGGCGCGCGGCTGGCGACCCGCTCCCATCTCTCCGCCGGCCGCATCGCGGATGCCCTCTCGGACGAACGGCGGCGCCTGGACGAGCTGATCGCCGGAGACCTGGCGGTACGGGCCAGCGTCTCGCTGAGCTACGCGGCCCTCGAACCGAGCGCGGAACGCGCCTTCCGCCTGCTCGGCCTGCTCTCCGCCGCCACCGTTCCCGGCTGGGTCGTCGGCGCGCTCCTCGACTGCGGGCCCGCGGAGGCGGAACGCGCCCTGGACCGCCTCGTCGACAACCGGCTGCTGGAGGTCGCCGGGCCCGACACCACCGGCGAACCCCGCTTCCGTATGCACAACCTCGTACAGCTGTGCGCGCAGGAGCAAGCGGCCGCGCACGAGCCGCCGCACGAGCAACGGGCCGCGCTGGCCCGGGTCTGCACCGCCTATCTGCACCTCGCGCAGCGAGCCGACCGGGCCCTCGCCTCCGGCTTCGCGGGCCCTGTGCCGGCACTGCCTGCCACCTGGCACCCGCCCCCCGCCGACCGGCTGCCGGCCGGGCCGCTCGCCTGGCTGAGCGCGGAACGGGCCACGGTCTGTGCGCTGGTACGCCAGGCCGAGCCGGGTACGGCGTGGCGGCTCGCCGCCGCACTCGCCGACTCCTTCGAGTCGGCAGCCCGCTTCGACGACTGGCGCGACACCCACGAGACGGCGCTTGCGGCCGCACGCGCGGTGGGCGACCGCCTCGGCGAGGCCGTCATGCACCGAGGACTCGGTGAACTCAACACCGCGCAGGACCGCTACAGCGAGGCCATCACGAGCTTCCAGCGGTCTTTGGACGCCTATGCCCTGCGCGGCCGACCGGACCCGGGCGAGGCGGCAGCCGCTGTGGGCCTCGGCGTCCTGCTGCGGTTGCGCGGCCGGTACAGGGAGGCGGCCTGCCGGCTGGAACAGGGCATATCCGCCGCGCGGGAGACGGGCAACGCCCGCGCCGAGGCCTACGCGCTGTGCGCGCTCGGCACCGTCCATCTGGAACGCGGTGAGACCTCCGCGGCCCGTATCGCCTTCGGCCGCTCGCTCATGCTCTCGCGCACCGCGGGCTATCGCCGGGGCGAGTTCTCCGCACAGCGCTGCCTCGGCCTCGTCGAACTCGCCGTCGGCAGGCTCGCCGGCGCCCGGGAACGGCTGGAGACGGCCCACCGGATCGCCACCGGCCAGGGAAACCATGTCGGCGAGGTGCACGTCCTCCAGTGGCTGGGCCACCTCACCGACGTCCATGGCGACACGGATCGCGCCGAGGGCATCCTGGACGGATGCCTGGCCGCATACCGCCGTTTCGGCGAACGCTTCGGTGAGGCCATCACCCTGCGGGCGCTGGCCGATCTGCACCTGCATGCGGGGCGCCGGCCCGCGGCCATGGAGAGCGCCCGGCAGTCGCTGGCGATCTGGCGGCGGCTCGATTCGCCGTACTGGACCGCCCGTACGCTCGACGTCCTCGCCGACATCCACGAGGATGACGGCCCCCGCGAGCGGGCCCGCCACGAGGCGACGGCCCTGCGCGCCTCCCTCGGCCTCTCCCCCGACCTGCGCCCGGCGCTCACGCCCTCCCGGCGCCGGCTGGGCGGGCACCTGGCACCGGCGGCCGCGCACTGA
- a CDS encoding glycoside hydrolase domain-containing protein: MAATLLALVGGVAVAPAGADPVNSGTRTVGYHGYEIEIPASWQVVDLTEQPDACIRFDRPTVYLGRPGARSSCPAHLVGRTAGLLVEPLDASSAQRITGATARAVSGTAVAPTAVSRNAEIKVAVEDAGVLVTAAHTPETEPAVRRVLDSATLAAGAERTRVPNRADATPLAAAGPQPGTFAGKGFDACAAPSAATMNAWYAASPYRAVGVYISGATRACGQPNLTANWVTDQTARGWRLMPIDVGKQAPCSAFSNKMSTTPATARSQGSAAADASVAAAQSLGIPAGSALYSDIEGYPSTASCKASVLSYLSGWTDALHARGYFSGLYSSASSGIRDAATEYDNSAYSRVDHIWYAWWNNAADTNTGTYVPAGHWADHQRIHQYAGDVSETWGGVTVSIDRNYLDVRTASTPPTGCTTTNLNFTAYPTLTSGSTGSRVSAAQCLLRSAGHDPGAGTPTGTYDAGTSTAVRSFQTARGLPGDGITGPKTWTALLSRGSTPLIRTGSTGEAVTRIQRALTAALGRTVGIDGAFGAGTEAAVRDYQSSRGLTSDGIAGPATWSALQSGK; the protein is encoded by the coding sequence GTGGCAGCGACGCTCCTGGCCCTGGTGGGCGGGGTGGCCGTGGCGCCCGCCGGAGCCGATCCGGTGAACAGCGGTACGCGTACGGTCGGTTACCACGGCTACGAGATAGAGATACCGGCGAGCTGGCAGGTCGTCGACCTCACCGAGCAGCCCGACGCGTGCATCCGCTTCGACCGCCCCACGGTCTACCTCGGCCGCCCCGGCGCGCGCAGCAGCTGCCCGGCGCACCTCGTGGGTCGAACCGCGGGCCTGCTCGTCGAACCGCTCGACGCCTCCTCCGCGCAGCGGATCACCGGTGCGACGGCGCGTGCGGTCAGCGGTACGGCCGTGGCTCCGACGGCCGTGTCCCGCAATGCCGAGATCAAGGTCGCCGTCGAGGACGCCGGAGTGCTCGTCACCGCGGCCCACACACCCGAGACCGAACCGGCCGTACGCCGCGTCCTCGACTCCGCGACGCTGGCCGCCGGAGCCGAGCGAACCCGGGTGCCGAACCGCGCCGATGCCACACCCCTGGCCGCCGCCGGACCCCAGCCCGGCACCTTCGCAGGCAAGGGCTTCGACGCGTGTGCCGCGCCCTCCGCCGCCACCATGAACGCCTGGTACGCCGCCTCTCCCTACCGCGCCGTCGGCGTCTACATCAGCGGAGCGACCCGGGCCTGCGGGCAGCCGAACCTCACGGCGAACTGGGTGACGGACCAGACCGCCAGGGGATGGCGGCTGATGCCCATCGACGTCGGCAAACAGGCCCCGTGCTCCGCCTTCTCCAACAAGATGTCCACCACGCCGGCCACTGCCCGGTCCCAGGGATCCGCAGCGGCCGACGCCTCCGTGGCCGCCGCGCAGTCGCTCGGCATTCCCGCGGGCAGCGCCCTCTACAGCGACATCGAGGGCTATCCGTCCACCGCCTCGTGCAAGGCGTCCGTGCTGTCCTACCTGTCCGGCTGGACGGATGCGCTGCATGCCCGGGGTTACTTCTCCGGCCTCTACTCCAGTGCCTCGTCGGGCATCCGGGACGCAGCCACCGAGTACGACAACAGCGCCTACAGCCGCGTCGACCACATCTGGTACGCCTGGTGGAACAACGCCGCCGACACCAACACCGGCACGTACGTCCCCGCCGGTCACTGGGCCGACCATCAGCGCATCCACCAGTACGCGGGTGACGTCTCCGAGACCTGGGGCGGAGTCACCGTCAGCATCGACCGCAACTATCTCGACGTCCGTACGGCGTCGACGCCACCCACAGGGTGTACGACCACGAACCTCAACTTCACCGCGTATCCGACCCTGACGTCCGGGTCCACGGGCAGCCGGGTCAGCGCCGCCCAGTGTCTGCTCAGGAGCGCCGGACACGATCCGGGCGCGGGCACACCCACCGGCACCTACGACGCGGGTACATCCACCGCCGTCCGCTCCTTCCAGACCGCTCGCGGGCTCCCCGGCGACGGCATCACCGGGCCGAAGACCTGGACGGCCCTGCTCTCCCGGGGCTCCACCCCGCTCATCCGCACCGGATCGACCGGAGAAGCCGTGACGCGGATCCAGCGCGCCCTCACCGCCGCGCTCGGCCGCACGGTCGGCATCGACGGCGCCTTCGGCGCCGGTACGGAAGCGGCCGTGCGCGACTACCAGTCCTCCCGTGGTCTCACCTCGGACGGTATCGCCGGCCCGGCCACCTGGTCGGCGCTCCAGTCAGGGAAATAG